From a single Pleurodeles waltl isolate 20211129_DDA chromosome 8, aPleWal1.hap1.20221129, whole genome shotgun sequence genomic region:
- the ZBTB21 gene encoding zinc finger and BTB domain-containing protein 21, which produces MEGLVHYINPAHAISLLSALNEERLKGQLCDVHLIVGDQKFRAHKNVLAASSEYFHALFTNKDSDAQTVFQLDFCEPDAFDNVLNYIYSSSLFVEKSSLAAVQELGYSLGISFLTNILSKTPQAPFSSCSNRKPFFQDDDESSSQQRSVIVRQSRNEIQEKHLNNNQHDNDCCSKPSPTFSVKSHTNRPHAARTMDPLLGSPSGERRELPENSFAGYTKLLDPPRSIDDQNRSCWVRGDDTVEPRSQKDKETSDEKGSQCLKGKTMDTPSKRQDSASTASLCGSMESPYLFRHTGKEIHSDQKDDRNLLYFSKLGLVVPAGGSVSDNQNIDRSGPLVKSLLRRSLSMDSPVPAYLSSVDLKPLCDSLPDNHSAESLSDESRKPSTSNNIEKLGIIDKAHVRQPHRLRSFSASQSTNEENASPATEVRIKTEPNSPLSEPSDPSEILRVTVGDSSSSTTRDFLLKTEESHRILGKFSLKRRFQADIRRQVSKRFKIKDSSLMMSQGHIAEDSSPSQLNDDFAESDDDKEDYIELEDMRPNKKFKCKHCLKIFRSTAGLHRHMNMYHNPEKPYACDICHKRFHTNFKVWTHCQTQHGIVKNPSPASSSHTVLDEKFQRKLIDIVREREIKKAREREIKKALIGKLRRGKQGFPGPSNSQVQVMKRNLRSRNKGSYICSYCGKAYRFLSQFKQHIKMHPGEKPNGNTPIKPKELAHNESPFHNKETYQCRHCNAKLYSLIELGNHERLCRNITVCPYCSLRFSSPDMKHDHENRCEYKKLTCLECMRTFKSSFSIWRHQVEVHNQNTMAPTENFSLPGLDHNGEISSSMTSYVSRVQSLPESIKMNSFASTKDDSTFSDSSEQLNFDSEDSSYLPEDLSISKHFNIKIKEEPPDDIPDDIEDETCEGSLEPKEESSDKESGIWSCEKCGKMFTVHKQLERHQELLCSVKPFICHVCNKAFRTNFRLWSHFQSHMPHAEEETLRKEPDTCPPAKSPSPPPPPPPPPPPPPPLIPKIQPVQPDSPTTFPESPNASEKLFVPQESDTLFYHAPPLSAITFKRQYMCKLCHRTFKTAFSLWSHEQTHN; this is translated from the coding sequence ATGGAGGGTCTGGTACATTACATAAATCCAGCACATGCAATTTCTCTGCTAAGTGCTCTGAACGAGGAACGACTGAAAGGACAGCTTTGCGATGTACATCTTATTGTTGGAGATCAGAAATTTCGAGCCCATAAAAATGTATTGGCGGCCAGTAGTGAATACTTTCATGCTTTATTCACAAATAAGGACAGTGATGCTCAGACCGTTTTTCAGCTCGACTTCTGTGAACCAGATGCATTCGATAATGTTTTGAACTACATTTATTCTTCATCCTTGTTTGTGGAAAAAAGTAGCCTTGCAGCTGTGCAAGAACTAGGCTACAGCCTTGGGATTTCCTTTCTTACTAACATTCTATCTAAGACGCCACAAGCCCCGTTTTCTTCTTGTTCAAATAGGAAgccattttttcaagatgatgatgAAAGCAGTTCTCAGCAAAGAAGTGTCATTGTCCGCCAAAGCCGGAATGAAATACAGGAGAAACATTTAAATAATAATCAACATGACAATGATTGTTGTTCTAAACCATCACCCACTTTTTCGGTGAAATCACATACCAATAGGCCGCATGCAGCTAGAACAATGGATCCTCTGCTGGGTTCACCATCTGGTGAAAGGAGAGAGCTACCGGAGAATAGTTTTGCTGGCTACACTAAACTTCTTGACCCCCCTAGATCAATAGATGACCAAAACAGGAGCTGCTGGGTGAGAGGGGATGACACTGTGGAACCCAGGTCTCAGAAAGATAAAGAAACATCAGATGAAAAAGGTAGTCAATGTCTAAAGGGAAAAACAATGGACACTCCTTCAAAAAGGCAGGACTCGGCTTCTACTGCATCTCTCTGTGGTTCTATGGAATCCCCATATTTATTCCGTCACACAGGAAAAGAAATACATTCTGATCAAAAAGATGATAGGAACCTCCTGTATTTCTCAAAATTGGGACTTGTAGTTCCAGCAGGTGGGTCTGTGTCAGATAACCAAAATATTGACAGGAGTGGTCCACTTGTGAAGAGCCTCCTTCGAAGATCATTGTCTATGGATAGTCCGGTTCCAGCGTATTTATCTTCTGTTGATTTGAAGCCTTTATGTGATTCACTACCAGATAATCATTCAGCAGAGTCCCTCAGTGATGAAAGTAGAAAGCCATCTACCAGTAACAACATAGAGAAATTAGGTATTATAGATAAAGcacatgtaaggcagccacatcGCCTCAGGTCTTTCAGTGCATCTCAGTCAACCAACGAGGAAAATGCCTCACCTGCTACAGAAGTACGAATAAAAACTGAGCCGAACAGCCCACTGTCAGAGCCTTCTGATCCTTCAGAAATATTAAGAGTCACTGTGGGTGATTCTTCATCATCTACCACTAGAGATTTTCTTTTGAAAACAGAAGAAAGCCATAGGATCCTTGGTAAATTTTCATTGAAGCGACGGTTTCAAGCAGATATCAGAAGGCAAGTATCTAAAAGGTTCAAGATCAAAGACAGCAGCCTTATGATGTCACAAGGACATATTGCAGAAGATTCAAGTCCCTCCCAACTAAATGATGATTTTGCAGAGTCGGATGATGATAAAGAGGATTATATTGAGCTGGAAGATATGAGaccaaataaaaaatttaaatgcaAACATTGCCTTAAGATTTTTCGATCTACTGCAGGTCTTCATCGACATATGAATATGTACCATAACCCAGAAAAACCATATGCATGTGACATTTGCCATAAGAGATTTCACACAAACTTCAAAGTATGGACTCACTGCCAGACACAGCATGGTATTGTAAAGAACCCATCACCTGCGTCAAGCTCTCATACTGTCTTGGATGAAAAGTTCCAAAGAAAATTGATTGACATTGTAAGAGAGCGTGAAATAAAAAAAGCAAGAGAAAGAGAAATTAAGAAAGCCCTGATTGGTAAATTACGACGTGGCAAGCAAGGCTTCCCAGGACCATCAAATTCTCAAGTACAAGTAATGAAAAGGAACTTAAGATCAAGAAACAAGGGATCTTACATTTGCTCTTACTGTGGCAAAGCATATAGGTTCCTTTCACAGTTTAAACAACATATTAAGATGCACCCAGGTGAAAAACCAAATGGGAACACACCCATTAAACCGAAAGAACTTGCTCATAATGAGAGCCCTTTTCACAACAAGGAAACATACCAGTGTCGGCATTGCAATGCTAAGCTGTACTCACTAATAGAACTGGGAAATCATGAACGgctttgtagaaatatcactgtatGTCCATACTGCAGTCTTAGATTTTCTTCCCCAGACATGAAGCATGACCATGAAAACCGCTGTGAGTACAAGAAACTAACTTGCCTTGAGTGCATGCGTACTTTTAAATCATCCTTTAGTATCTGGCGCCACCAGGTTGAAGTTCATAATCAGAACACAATGGCTCCAACTGAAAATTTTTCTTTACCAGGTCTTGATCATAATGGTGAAATAAGTAGCTCTATGACATCATATGTTTCCAGAGTGCAGTCCCTACCGGAGTCTATTAAAATGAATAGCTTTGCTTCTACAAAAGATGATAGTACTTTCAGTGACTCTTCAGAGCAATTAAATTTTGACTCTGAGGATTCATCATACCTTCCAGAAGACTTGAGTATTTCCAAAcacttcaacatcaaaattaaagaAGAACCTCCAGATGATATTCCAGATGATATAGAAGATGAAACATGTGAAGGCAGTTTGGAGCCTAAGGAAGAAAGTTCTGATAAAGAAAGTGGCATATGGTCATGtgagaaatgtggaaaaatgtttacagtgcacAAGCAGTTAGAACGCCACCAGGAGCTTTTGTGTTCTGTGAAACCCTTCATTTGTCATGTTTGCAACAAGGCTTTTCGCACTAACTTTCGCCTTTGGAGCCACTTTCAGTCACACATGCCTCATGCTGAGGAAGAAACACTGCGTAAAGAGCCTGACACATGTCCGCCAGCAAAGTCTCCAtcaccccctcctccaccaccaccccctcctcctccaccaccaccattgaTACCCAAAATTCAGCCTGTACAGCCCGATAGTCCTACAACTTTCCCTGAAAGTCCAAATGCTTCTGAGAAGTTATTTGTTCCACAAGAATCAGATACACTCTTTTATCATGCACCTCCACTTTCAGCAATTACCTTTAAACGACAATATATGTGCAAACTTTGTCACAGGACATTCAAAACTGCTTTTAGTTTGTGGAGTCATGAACAAACTCATAATTAG